In a genomic window of uncultured Flavobacterium sp.:
- the lpdA gene encoding dihydrolipoyl dehydrogenase, whose product MSSFDVVIIGSGPGGYVSAIRCAQLGFKTAIVEKYNSLGGTCLNVGCIPSKALLSSSHHYAEIAHFADHGIEVSGDVKINLEKMIARKQAVVDQTVGGINYLMDKNKITVFNGLGSFVDATHIAVAKADGTSETIETKYAVIATGSKPSSLPFIKIDKERIITSTEALALKEVPKHLVIIGGGVIGIELGQVYLRLGAQVSVVEFMDRIIPGMDSSLSKELTKVLKKQGMKFYVSHKVKSVERNGDAVVVQAENAKGETITLEGDYSLVSVGRRPYTDGLNADKAGVKISDRGQVEVNDHLQTNVPNIYAIGDVVRGAMLAHKAEEEGTMVAEILAGQKPHIDYNLIPGVVYTWPEVAAVGQTEEQVKASGTEYKVGSFPFKALGRARASGDLDGFVKIIADAKTDEVLGVHMIGARTADLIAEAVTAMEFKASAEDISRMSHAHPTFAEAVKEAALAATDNRALHV is encoded by the coding sequence ATGAGTTCATTTGACGTAGTCATTATAGGTTCAGGTCCTGGCGGATATGTATCAGCAATTCGTTGCGCACAATTAGGTTTTAAAACTGCAATTGTAGAAAAATATAATTCATTAGGCGGAACTTGCCTTAACGTAGGTTGTATTCCTTCAAAAGCACTATTATCTTCTTCTCATCATTATGCTGAAATTGCACATTTTGCAGATCATGGAATCGAAGTTTCCGGAGATGTAAAAATCAATTTAGAGAAAATGATTGCTCGTAAACAAGCAGTTGTAGATCAAACCGTAGGTGGAATCAACTACTTAATGGATAAAAATAAAATTACTGTTTTCAATGGTTTAGGTTCTTTCGTAGACGCAACACATATTGCAGTTGCAAAAGCTGACGGAACATCAGAAACTATCGAAACTAAATATGCTGTAATCGCTACAGGTTCAAAACCATCTTCTTTGCCATTCATCAAAATTGACAAAGAAAGAATCATCACTTCTACAGAAGCTTTGGCTTTAAAAGAAGTTCCAAAACACTTAGTAATTATTGGTGGTGGAGTTATCGGAATCGAGCTTGGACAAGTTTACCTACGTTTAGGAGCGCAAGTTTCTGTAGTAGAATTCATGGACAGAATCATTCCAGGAATGGATAGTTCTTTATCTAAAGAATTGACTAAAGTATTGAAAAAACAAGGAATGAAATTCTACGTTTCTCACAAAGTAAAATCAGTAGAAAGAAACGGCGATGCTGTAGTTGTTCAGGCTGAAAATGCAAAGGGAGAAACTATTACTCTTGAAGGAGATTATTCATTAGTTTCTGTTGGTCGTCGTCCTTACACAGACGGATTAAACGCTGACAAAGCCGGAGTTAAAATTTCTGACAGAGGACAAGTTGAAGTAAACGATCATTTACAAACTAACGTTCCAAATATCTATGCAATTGGAGACGTTGTTCGTGGAGCAATGTTGGCACACAAAGCAGAAGAAGAAGGAACTATGGTTGCTGAAATCTTAGCTGGTCAAAAACCACATATTGATTATAACTTAATTCCTGGTGTAGTTTACACTTGGCCGGAAGTTGCTGCAGTTGGACAAACTGAAGAGCAAGTAAAAGCTTCAGGAACTGAATATAAAGTTGGAAGTTTCCCATTCAAAGCTTTAGGACGTGCAAGAGCAAGTGGAGATCTTGACGGATTCGTAAAAATCATTGCTGATGCTAAAACTGATGAGGTTTTAGGAGTTCACATGATTGGAGCTCGTACAGCTGATTTAATTGCAGAAGCAGTTACAGCAATGGAATTCAAAGCGTCTGCTGAAGATATTTCAAGAATGAGTCACGCGCACCCAACTTTCGCGGAAGCGGTAAAAGAAGCTGCTTTGGCTGCAACTGATAACAGAGCATTACACGTATAA
- a CDS encoding lipocalin family protein, which translates to MKNRHITPILLGAGIAFILYSCRSNIPQKAVAISNFDKAKYLGKWFEIARLDYKWEKGLDNVTAEYSLNDNGTIKVDNRGYNVKKDKWEESIGKAKLVKKDNVGMLKVSFFGPFYSGYNIIAVDADYKYALVAGESLKYMWILSRETTIPESIKADFLIKAQEIGYNVLDLVWVKHDKRG; encoded by the coding sequence ATGAAAAATAGACATATAACTCCGATTCTACTCGGAGCAGGAATTGCATTTATACTTTATTCCTGTCGTTCAAATATTCCGCAAAAAGCTGTTGCAATTTCTAATTTTGACAAAGCTAAATATCTGGGAAAATGGTTCGAAATTGCAAGATTAGATTATAAATGGGAAAAAGGTTTAGACAACGTAACTGCCGAATATTCATTGAACGATAACGGCACGATTAAAGTTGATAACAGGGGCTATAATGTCAAAAAAGACAAATGGGAGGAAAGCATCGGGAAAGCCAAGTTAGTCAAAAAGGACAATGTAGGTATGCTTAAGGTTTCATTTTTTGGTCCTTTTTATTCTGGTTATAATATTATTGCGGTCGACGCAGATTACAAATATGCTCTTGTTGCCGGCGAGAGTTTAAAATATATGTGGATACTTTCGAGAGAAACGACTATTCCGGAAAGCATAAAAGCAGATTTTCTAATAAAAGCCCAGGAAATAGGGTATAATGTTTTGGACCTTGTCTGGGTAAAACATGACAAAAGAGGTTGA
- a CDS encoding anthranilate synthase component I family protein, whose product MRVSIHKHISNPEQFKQQLLAWSQQFREVIFLDSNSYPQEYSSFNFVLAVDAFTSLKTDFHNAFEDLKQYQQTTKDWLFGYLTYDLKNDIEDLKSANFDGLDFPDMFFFQPKKIFLLKENQLEIQYLFLCDDEVEDDFNEIVESEKLEVKSQESLEIEQRISKDLYVEKVTKMLEHIHKGDMYEANFCMEFFAENAIINPLEKFEKLNAISQAPFSVFFKNHKQYLLSASPERYLKKSGEILISQPIKGTSKRSSDPIEDEKSKKYLESDAKERAENIMITDLVRNDLSHTAQKGSVEVTELCKIYSFLQVHQMISTITSKIDPQYSPIEVLKTTFPMGSMTGAPKISVMNIIENLEETKRGLYSGSVGYFTPEGDFDFNVVIRSILYNQENKYVSFSVGSAITSLSIPEKEYEECLLKAKAMHEVLQ is encoded by the coding sequence TTGAGAGTTTCAATTCATAAGCATATTTCAAACCCAGAGCAGTTTAAACAACAACTTCTAGCTTGGTCACAACAATTTCGTGAGGTCATTTTTTTGGACAGTAATTCTTATCCGCAAGAATATTCAAGCTTCAATTTTGTGTTGGCTGTAGACGCTTTTACATCTTTAAAAACCGATTTTCATAATGCTTTTGAAGATCTAAAACAATATCAGCAAACTACAAAAGACTGGCTTTTTGGGTATTTGACTTACGATTTGAAAAATGATATTGAAGATTTAAAATCAGCTAATTTTGATGGTTTAGATTTTCCGGATATGTTTTTCTTTCAACCAAAAAAAATATTCTTATTGAAAGAAAATCAGCTTGAAATTCAATATTTATTTCTTTGTGATGATGAGGTTGAAGATGATTTTAATGAGATAGTTGAAAGTGAAAAGTTAGAAGTGAAAAGTCAGGAATCTTTAGAGATTGAACAAAGAATTTCAAAAGATTTATATGTAGAAAAAGTAACAAAAATGCTAGAACATATTCATAAAGGCGATATGTATGAAGCTAATTTTTGTATGGAATTTTTTGCTGAAAATGCGATTATAAATCCGTTAGAAAAGTTTGAGAAATTGAACGCTATTTCGCAAGCGCCATTTTCTGTTTTCTTCAAGAATCACAAACAATATTTGCTTTCGGCTTCACCGGAAAGATATCTGAAAAAATCAGGAGAAATTTTGATTTCGCAACCTATAAAAGGAACTTCAAAACGATCTTCAGATCCAATCGAAGATGAAAAATCAAAGAAATATTTAGAATCTGACGCTAAAGAACGTGCCGAAAACATTATGATTACAGATCTTGTTCGGAATGATTTATCACATACTGCACAAAAAGGTTCTGTTGAAGTTACAGAACTTTGTAAAATCTATTCGTTTCTGCAAGTGCACCAAATGATTTCGACCATAACATCTAAAATAGATCCTCAATATTCACCGATAGAAGTTTTGAAAACGACTTTTCCAATGGGAAGTATGACTGGAGCACCAAAAATTTCGGTTATGAATATCATCGAAAATCTCGAAGAAACAAAACGAGGTTTGTACAGCGGATCAGTTGGATATTTTACTCCCGAAGGTGATTTTGATTTTAATGTCGTTATAAGAAGTATTTTGTATAATCAGGAAAATAAATATGTTTCGTTTTCGGTTGGAAGCGCCATTACATCGCTATCAATTCCTGAAAAAGAATATGAAGAATGTTTGTTGAAGGCGAAGGCGATGCATGAGGTTTTGCAGTAA
- a CDS encoding cytochrome c biogenesis protein CcdA, with protein MKFNQYHQTIMPKSTWTKHILFLLLFLFAFAKGNAQILEPVKWTSKIEKKSGNNAVLVFDGTIEKDWHMYSQFTPEGGPLALEITFKNQKGNYELVGKAKEGKTKTAFNDVFGVNETFFEGKAHIEQEIKIINPNLKTVDVDFDFQVCKEVCINSNKKFSIVIPSTFKMDAVATVTEAKLDETKVVGLAVDTVKPVVETAKKETSKTEVAEASTTEEVPAPAPTRSLWSIFFVAFISGFAALLTPCVFPMIPMTVSFFTKQSKSRAKGIRNAIIYGFSIIAIYVVLGLIVTKVFGADALNALSTDVWFNLIFFVILIIFATSFLGAFEIMLPNSWANKADQQADRGGLVGILFMALALAIVSFSCTGPIVGTLLVEAASNGGIAPIVGMLGFSLALALPFMLFAMFPGWLNSLPKSGGWLNTVKVVLGFLELALAFKFLSNADLVLQLHFLEREVFIAIWIAIFAALTLYLFGKITLPHDSPLHHISVGRLYLGLLTLVFTVYLIPGLWGAPLKLISAFPPPPQYSESPFGVGGSSNSNVNPESAKGLPDGAELGPHRIMVFHDYEDGLAYAKSINKPIMLDFTGYACVNCRKMENNVWSEPTILPILKNDVVLISLYVDDKRELPKEEQFVTKSGDKIITVGDKWTDFMISKYKTNTQPLYVITDLEGKNLNSSKPTISYVNADEYLHWLKEGIGNFK; from the coding sequence ATGAAATTTAATCAATACCATCAAACGATAATGCCGAAAAGTACTTGGACTAAACACATTTTATTTTTACTGCTTTTCTTGTTTGCTTTTGCAAAAGGGAATGCTCAAATCCTGGAGCCGGTAAAATGGACTTCTAAAATTGAAAAGAAATCAGGAAACAATGCTGTTTTGGTTTTTGATGGAACAATCGAAAAAGATTGGCATATGTACTCGCAGTTTACTCCCGAAGGTGGTCCGCTTGCGTTGGAAATTACATTTAAAAATCAAAAAGGAAATTACGAACTTGTTGGCAAAGCCAAAGAAGGAAAAACAAAAACTGCTTTTAATGACGTTTTTGGAGTAAACGAAACTTTCTTTGAAGGTAAAGCTCATATCGAACAGGAAATAAAAATCATTAACCCAAATTTAAAAACGGTTGATGTTGATTTTGATTTTCAGGTTTGTAAAGAAGTTTGTATCAATTCGAATAAAAAATTCTCAATAGTAATTCCGTCTACTTTCAAAATGGACGCAGTTGCAACTGTAACAGAAGCAAAATTAGATGAAACTAAAGTAGTAGGTTTGGCTGTTGATACAGTAAAACCAGTTGTAGAAACTGCTAAAAAAGAGACTTCAAAAACAGAAGTTGCTGAAGCTTCAACAACGGAAGAAGTTCCTGCGCCGGCTCCAACAAGAAGTTTATGGTCAATCTTTTTTGTAGCTTTCATTTCAGGATTTGCTGCATTGTTGACACCTTGCGTGTTCCCGATGATTCCAATGACGGTAAGTTTCTTTACGAAACAAAGCAAAAGCAGAGCAAAAGGAATTAGAAACGCTATTATTTACGGTTTTTCAATTATTGCTATTTATGTTGTTTTAGGTTTAATTGTTACTAAAGTATTTGGCGCAGATGCATTAAATGCGTTATCTACAGATGTTTGGTTTAACTTAATTTTCTTCGTGATATTGATCATTTTTGCAACTTCGTTTTTGGGAGCTTTCGAAATTATGTTGCCAAATTCATGGGCAAACAAAGCAGATCAACAAGCAGACAGAGGCGGATTGGTTGGAATATTGTTTATGGCTTTGGCTTTGGCAATTGTATCTTTTTCTTGTACAGGACCAATTGTTGGAACATTATTAGTTGAAGCAGCTTCAAACGGTGGAATCGCTCCAATTGTTGGAATGTTAGGATTCTCATTAGCATTAGCTTTACCATTTATGTTGTTTGCAATGTTCCCGGGATGGTTAAATTCATTACCAAAATCTGGTGGATGGTTGAATACGGTGAAAGTAGTTTTAGGATTTTTAGAATTAGCTTTAGCGTTTAAATTTTTATCAAATGCCGATTTAGTACTTCAATTACACTTTTTAGAAAGAGAAGTATTTATCGCAATTTGGATCGCCATATTTGCAGCTTTGACCTTATATTTATTCGGAAAAATTACATTGCCACACGATAGTCCGTTACATCATATTTCAGTAGGAAGATTGTATTTAGGATTGCTTACGCTTGTATTTACAGTATATTTAATTCCTGGACTTTGGGGAGCGCCGTTGAAATTAATCAGTGCTTTTCCACCACCTCCACAATATAGTGAAAGTCCGTTTGGAGTAGGCGGTTCTTCAAATTCAAACGTTAATCCAGAATCGGCAAAAGGTTTGCCTGACGGAGCAGAATTAGGTCCGCATAGAATTATGGTTTTTCATGATTACGAAGATGGATTAGCTTATGCAAAATCAATCAACAAACCAATTATGCTTGATTTTACAGGTTATGCTTGTGTAAACTGTAGAAAAATGGAAAACAACGTTTGGTCTGAGCCAACGATTTTACCAATATTGAAAAACGATGTGGTTTTGATTTCTCTTTATGTTGATGATAAACGTGAGTTGCCAAAAGAAGAGCAATTTGTAACGAAATCCGGTGATAAAATTATTACTGTTGGTGATAAATGGACAGATTTTATGATCTCAAAATATAAAACGAATACACAGCCATTATATGTTATAACAGACTTGGAAGGAAAGAATTTAAACAGTTCAAAACCGACTATTAGTTATGTTAACGCTGATGAATACTTGCATTGGCTGAAAGAAGGAATTGGAAATTTTAAATAG
- a CDS encoding ammonium transporter, whose translation MRKIILSVILITILVLTFISNFILTDNPIPAEAVKFDTGDTAWMIVATAFVLLMTPGLGFFYGGMVGKKNVISTMLQSFMAMVIVTILWVIVAFGLAFGPTIGGIIGNPLPNLFFQGVGTSTAWSLAPTIPFMLFALFQAKFAIITPALITGAFAERVRFWAYLLFMVLFILIIYAPLAHMTWHPDGYFFKMGVLDFAGGTVVHMSAGWAALAGAIFLGKRKVQKVNPARITYVLLGTGLLWFGWFGFNAGSALGSNGLAVQALGTTTVAAAAAAMAWVFLDKIIGHKLSALGACIGAVVGLVAITPAAGFVSIPHAIFIGAFAAIVSNIVVSKFPKGKIDDALDVFACHGVGGMVGMLLTGVFASKAINPAVGDNQGLIFGTPTLFINQLIALVAVSIFAFVGSYVLFFVVNKITPLRVTEEKEELGLDISQHGEFL comes from the coding sequence ATGCGAAAAATTATTTTAAGTGTGATTCTTATCACTATTTTGGTACTAACCTTTATTTCGAACTTTATCCTGACTGACAACCCAATTCCGGCTGAAGCTGTAAAGTTTGATACAGGAGATACAGCTTGGATGATCGTAGCAACTGCATTTGTATTGCTTATGACTCCAGGACTAGGATTTTTCTACGGAGGAATGGTAGGTAAGAAAAACGTTATCAGCACCATGCTACAAAGTTTTATGGCAATGGTAATTGTTACTATTTTATGGGTTATTGTTGCTTTTGGTTTAGCTTTCGGACCAACTATTGGCGGAATCATTGGAAATCCACTTCCAAATTTATTCTTTCAAGGCGTTGGTACTAGTACTGCCTGGAGTCTTGCACCAACAATTCCATTTATGTTATTCGCATTATTTCAAGCAAAATTTGCCATCATTACTCCTGCTTTAATTACAGGTGCTTTTGCAGAACGCGTTCGTTTCTGGGCTTATTTATTATTCATGGTTTTATTTATATTAATTATATACGCTCCGTTAGCACACATGACGTGGCATCCTGATGGATATTTCTTTAAAATGGGAGTATTAGATTTCGCTGGTGGAACTGTAGTACACATGAGTGCTGGTTGGGCTGCATTAGCCGGAGCTATCTTCTTAGGAAAAAGAAAAGTTCAAAAAGTTAACCCTGCAAGAATCACTTATGTATTATTAGGAACAGGTTTATTATGGTTTGGATGGTTTGGTTTCAACGCAGGTTCTGCATTAGGATCTAACGGTTTGGCTGTACAAGCTTTAGGAACTACAACTGTTGCTGCCGCTGCCGCTGCTATGGCTTGGGTTTTCCTTGATAAAATCATCGGACACAAATTATCTGCTCTTGGAGCTTGTATTGGTGCTGTTGTTGGTCTTGTTGCTATTACTCCTGCTGCAGGTTTTGTAAGCATTCCTCATGCTATTTTCATAGGTGCTTTTGCTGCAATCGTTAGTAATATTGTAGTAAGCAAATTCCCTAAAGGAAAAATCGATGACGCTTTAGACGTATTTGCTTGTCACGGTGTTGGTGGCATGGTTGGTATGTTGTTGACAGGAGTTTTTGCTTCAAAAGCAATTAACCCGGCTGTTGGAGACAATCAAGGTTTGATTTTTGGAACTCCAACTTTATTCATCAATCAATTAATTGCTTTGGTTGCGGTTTCAATCTTTGCTTTTGTAGGTTCATATGTTTTATTCTTTGTTGTAAATAAAATTACTCCACTAAGAGTTACTGAAGAAAAAGAAGAATTAGGATTAGACATCTCTCAACACGGAGAATTCTTATAA
- the tilS gene encoding tRNA lysidine(34) synthetase TilS, with protein sequence MFSKFQNHFSSRFPFLEDKKLFLAVSGGLDSMVLLHLLQQLPYEIAVLHCNFQLRGLESFGDQSFIQNYCDQNEIPVFITQFDTEAFAKDYKLSTQVAARELRYSWFYELLETEKFDYILTAHHADDNLETFIINLTRGTGLDGLIGIPEENDRIIRPLLPFSRDEILKYAQENNIDWREDSSNASNKYLRNKIRHDLVPMLKEINPNFLNAFQKTQSYLQESQVMVEDASIMIYQQVASEVGDDIHFDLNQLKKLPNYKSYLYQWLNEFGFLAWNDIYDLVDSQSGKQVISAEFRLLKNRDTLILSPISEISEKEEFQIQESDQDVNFPLKLRLCQVDDITIDSNKAIFVDAEKIQFPLILRKWNEGDVFHPFGMQGKSKKVSKLFKDEKLSLIEKEKIWILCSDNQIVWVIGIRQDERFKIENTTNRILKIELQS encoded by the coding sequence ATGTTTTCAAAATTTCAAAATCACTTCTCGTCCAGATTTCCATTTTTGGAAGATAAAAAACTATTTCTAGCAGTTAGCGGCGGATTAGACAGCATGGTTTTATTGCATTTATTGCAGCAATTACCGTATGAAATTGCCGTTTTGCATTGTAATTTTCAACTACGCGGATTAGAAAGTTTTGGCGATCAGAGTTTTATTCAGAATTATTGTGATCAAAATGAAATCCCTGTTTTTATTACGCAATTTGATACTGAAGCTTTTGCAAAAGATTATAAATTATCGACTCAGGTTGCGGCACGCGAGTTGCGCTACAGTTGGTTTTATGAACTTCTGGAAACAGAAAAATTCGACTATATTCTAACAGCGCATCATGCCGATGATAATCTGGAGACTTTTATAATTAATCTAACGCGAGGAACGGGATTAGATGGATTAATTGGAATTCCGGAAGAAAATGACCGAATTATTCGTCCGCTTTTGCCATTTTCCAGAGATGAAATCCTGAAATATGCACAGGAAAATAATATCGATTGGCGAGAAGACAGCAGCAATGCATCCAATAAATATCTTAGGAATAAAATTCGCCACGATTTAGTTCCGATGTTAAAAGAAATCAATCCGAACTTTTTGAATGCTTTTCAAAAAACACAATCCTATTTGCAGGAATCTCAAGTAATGGTCGAAGATGCGTCGATTATGATTTATCAGCAAGTGGCAAGTGAAGTTGGTGATGATATTCATTTTGATTTAAATCAACTCAAAAAACTACCCAATTATAAATCATATTTGTATCAATGGCTGAATGAATTTGGCTTTTTGGCTTGGAATGATATTTATGATTTGGTAGATAGTCAATCAGGAAAGCAAGTAATTTCGGCTGAATTTAGATTGTTGAAAAACAGAGATACGTTGATTTTGAGTCCAATTTCTGAAATTTCAGAGAAAGAAGAATTTCAAATTCAGGAAAGCGATCAAGACGTTAATTTTCCCTTAAAATTGAGGCTTTGTCAAGTAGACGACATTACTATAGATTCAAATAAAGCTATCTTTGTGGACGCTGAAAAAATCCAATTCCCTTTGATTTTGCGTAAATGGAATGAAGGGGATGTTTTTCATCCTTTTGGAATGCAGGGGAAGTCTAAAAAAGTAAGTAAGCTTTTTAAAGATGAGAAATTATCGCTGATTGAAAAGGAAAAAATATGGATTTTGTGTTCTGATAATCAAATTGTTTGGGTTATTGGAATCAGACAGGACGAACGCTTTAAAATTGAAAACACCACAAATAGAATACTTAAAATTGAATTACAATCATGA
- a CDS encoding DoxX family membrane protein, protein MKIATIIVRVLIGLLLLFASISFFFHLMPEPQTTGDFKAFNVGLMASTYLMPLAKSIELLCGIAFVIGRYVTLANILILPITVNILFINYFLTPDGLPIAILLFLANLFLIYRYWDNYKSVFTA, encoded by the coding sequence ATGAAAATTGCTACCATTATTGTCCGTGTTTTGATTGGTCTGTTGTTATTGTTTGCCTCTATTAGTTTCTTCTTTCATTTAATGCCTGAACCTCAAACAACTGGAGATTTCAAAGCCTTTAATGTTGGTTTGATGGCTTCTACTTATTTAATGCCTTTAGCAAAATCAATAGAATTACTTTGCGGAATTGCCTTTGTAATAGGACGTTATGTAACATTAGCCAATATTTTGATTTTACCTATTACGGTAAATATTTTGTTTATCAACTATTTTCTTACTCCGGATGGTTTGCCAATTGCGATTTTATTATTCCTGGCTAACTTATTTTTGATTTACAGATATTGGGATAATTACAAAAGTGTTTTCACTGCTTAA
- a CDS encoding amidohydrolase family protein — MINKNIYIILLVFCASLHIKAQQIPAPKQSKSVLILNATAHLGNGTVIQNSAIGFKDGKITLVADATTIRLAANAYDTTIDASGKHVYPGFIVPNATLGLVEIDAVKSSDDQEEIGSFNPNVRSIIAYNSESKVVETVRPNGVLIAQVTPRGGRISGTSSVVQLDAWSWSDAIIKENDGIHLNFPSGFRRSGTWYEPGIIEANKDYPKQVEEVAAFLKNAKAYNQDAPKERNLVLEATKGLFDGTQILYIHADEEKQIVDAIQLAVDSQVKKIVIVGGFEAYKSADVLQKYNVGVLLRRVHELPTSDDQDVNLPYKMAKILTDKGIIVGLENSGDHERMSVRNLPFLAGTCAAFGLDKEKALQLITSNTAKLLGIDDICGTLETGKDATLFISDGDALDMRTNKLTSAFIQGRTINLETFQTKLNDKFKAKYNQK; from the coding sequence ATGATCAATAAAAACATATATATAATATTGCTCGTATTTTGTGCTTCGCTACACATAAAAGCACAGCAAATACCTGCACCTAAACAAAGCAAATCGGTTTTGATTCTAAATGCTACAGCACATTTAGGTAACGGAACTGTTATTCAAAATAGTGCGATTGGATTTAAAGACGGGAAAATTACTTTGGTTGCAGATGCGACAACCATCAGACTTGCTGCAAATGCTTACGACACTACAATTGATGCAAGTGGAAAACATGTTTATCCGGGATTTATTGTTCCTAACGCAACATTAGGTTTAGTCGAAATTGACGCTGTAAAATCATCCGACGATCAGGAAGAAATTGGAAGTTTTAATCCGAATGTAAGAAGTATTATCGCTTATAATTCTGAATCGAAAGTGGTAGAAACTGTTCGCCCAAATGGTGTTTTGATCGCTCAGGTAACGCCTCGCGGTGGCCGAATTTCGGGAACTTCTTCTGTAGTACAATTGGATGCCTGGAGCTGGAGTGACGCTATTATCAAAGAAAATGACGGAATTCATCTTAATTTCCCATCTGGTTTCAGAAGATCGGGAACTTGGTACGAACCGGGGATTATCGAAGCCAATAAAGATTATCCTAAACAGGTTGAAGAAGTTGCCGCTTTTCTAAAAAATGCAAAAGCATATAATCAAGATGCGCCAAAAGAAAGAAACCTGGTTCTGGAAGCTACAAAAGGTCTTTTTGATGGAACTCAAATACTTTATATCCACGCAGATGAAGAAAAACAAATCGTAGACGCAATTCAATTGGCAGTTGACAGTCAAGTCAAAAAGATTGTTATTGTTGGCGGATTCGAAGCTTATAAATCTGCTGATGTTTTACAGAAATATAATGTTGGTGTTCTTCTAAGACGTGTTCACGAATTGCCTACGAGCGATGATCAGGATGTAAATTTACCATACAAAATGGCTAAAATACTTACTGACAAAGGTATTATTGTTGGTCTTGAAAACAGCGGTGATCATGAACGTATGAGTGTTAGAAATCTTCCGTTTTTAGCAGGAACTTGCGCTGCTTTTGGTCTGGATAAAGAAAAGGCTTTACAACTTATTACTTCAAATACAGCAAAATTATTAGGCATCGACGATATTTGTGGTACATTAGAAACAGGAAAAGATGCTACTCTTTTTATCTCTGATGGCGATGCGCTGGATATGAGAACTAATAAATTGACAAGTGCTTTTATTCAGGGAAGAACCATTAATTTGGAAACTTTCCAAACCAAACTGAATGATAAATTCAAAGCAAAGTACAACCAGAAATAA